The Salvelinus fontinalis isolate EN_2023a unplaced genomic scaffold, ASM2944872v1 scaffold_0072, whole genome shotgun sequence genome contains a region encoding:
- the LOC129842866 gene encoding ATP-binding cassette sub-family C member 12-like, with protein sequence MSLPLTGMLQYVVRLSTELEAKFLSVERLQEYIEGCVSEAPRRVKDALIPEGWPHKGAISFKDYTMRYRANTPIVLDGLQLNIQPREKLGIVGRTGSGKSSLGVALFRLVEPAAGTIFIDGVDTSAIGLEDLRSKLSVIPQDPVLFISTVRYNMDPFNNYSDEDIWSALEKTYMKHTISSLPEKLQSEVVENGENFSVGERQLMCMARALLRNSKIILLDEATASIDSETDSLIQHTIRDAFQDCTMLTIAHRINTVLESDRILVMDAGKAVEFDSPEVLMQRPDSQFAALLAAANTVNT encoded by the exons ATGTCCCTGCCA TTGACAGGTATGCTCCAGTACGTGGTGAGACTGTCTACAGAGCTGGAAGCCAAGTTCCTGTCAGTGGAGAGACTACAGGAGTACATTGAG gGTTGCGTGTCTGAGGCGCCCAGGAGAGTTAAAGACGCCCTCATCCCAGAAGGTTGGCCTCATAAAGGGGCCATCTCCTTTAAGGACTACACGATGAGGTACAGAGCGAACACCCCCATCGTGCTCGATGGACTGCAGCTCAACATCCAGCCCAGGGAGAAGCTGGGCATCGTGGGGAGGACGGGCTCCG GGAAGTCTTCTTTAGGAGTCGCCCTCTTCCGCCTGGTGGAACCAGCTGCAGGGACGATCTTCATAGATGGGGTGGACACCAGCGCTATAGGCCTGGAGGACCTCCGCAGTAAACTATCAGTCATCCCCCAGGACCCCGTCCTATTCATCAGTACTGTCAG GTATAATATGGATCCTTTCAACAACTATAGTGATGAGGACATCTGGTCGGCTCTGGAGAAGACCTACATGAAACACACA ATCTCCAGTCTCCCTGAGAAGCTGCAGTCTGAGGTGGTGGAGAACGGCGAGAACTTctctgtgggagagagacagCTGATGTGTATGGCCAGAGCCCTGCTACGGAACTCCAAG atCATCTTGTTGGACGAGGCGACAGCGTCGATCGACTCAGagacagactctctgatccagcaCACCATTAGAGACGCGTTCCAGGACTGTACCATGCTTACTATTGCTCACCGTATTAACACCGTCCTGGAGTCAGATCGTATTCTGGTCATGGACGCCGGAAAG